Within the Salvia hispanica cultivar TCC Black 2014 chromosome 4, UniMelb_Shisp_WGS_1.0, whole genome shotgun sequence genome, the region GggtttgtgattttaattctgattattattattatttgttaacgTGATGTATTATGCATTGTCTAAAGTAAAAAAGCCAATGtgctttttattttggattccTACGTGGCATCCATTGCTATAAATCGATCGGATCGTATCTTTAgagtatatttgtattttcaagaatatgtattttttgtataattattttcggAATTTGCATTTGAAAggcttttttaattatttttcatgcaaTTTTCGATATGTTGCAATCACGATATTATAAGTTTTTTCTGCAATAAAACAACATTTAAAATAGTAACTTGAAATGAAAAACGTGTTACACTTGCGATTTTTAAGAGTCCCGtcaaattcacaaaaaaagattgaaattatgtaatttttcgTATTTGTAAATCGTAATCATACatttggagtatatatataaaaacaaaaggtacgtacataaaaaaaaatcaattgctCTTTATTTATACTGTGCAATATCTTTTATCTTCTCTTTGTTTTAACTATAagtttagttttagtttttagttATAAATGTAAATCTTATTCTCTACAAGTACGATGAAGTTAAATTATGTACTAACAAACAAATAACAACCAATTagcaaaagaaaaatcaatcatCCATAAACATATGTTTCAAAAGGCAACCATTGTTACaatggaattattttttataaatttaagaagcttattttatgtgaaaagGAAATCAGTACTATCActgttatttttcaaaagcCATCAACCTCTAAGTCGAGTCAATAAATTGTTTAGGGAGGAAAATGTGATGTTTTCCCAATGTTATAATTCCTCTGTCACGTAATTATCGGCCTAATTGATTCAGGCAcgtaaattcaaaaaaattatgttgagTGGCATGGTCCATTCAGGCacgtaattaattatttatttttctgtataaTCTAAAATGTTTCGTATTATATTACTTATAAAACTAGCAACACAATAAATTACtcaaacaataataaatatcttagtttatcttcattatttgctttcatttttttaaaagtagtgGAACACCTACGTAGTTAGAGATATCTAATCGAAAGATAAACTACACAtcaaaaatactaaaaaataatcgAATTGAGTTTGCAATTCGATTCACCATTCCATACGGAAATTGTGTTGATTGTGATATATCTTACTAAGATtgaggaaaaagaaattttcaCCCTATATTAAATCCCTCATTTATTTGTCATTcttatctataaaaaaatcagCATTTCTTATTCCTTATTTTCACTCCAATAAAGGATAATATTGTAGTAACACCTTTTTTCTAATTGAAGTGAAAAGGTGGAACAATAaactcaataatttttttatagataagGATGAAGAAGAAATGAGAGATTTAAAGGGATATTTTCcttctcttaatttttcattataaatttacaaCTAAAGAAAATGCATAGcaagaatttaaaatgaaaatactcTGATAATATTTGGCTGAAACTCAAACGcatcaattttcttaattaagtGGTTAATTTAAGCAAAACACTACAATCTTCAGCCAAATTGTAGTGAACACAActtttgaaatgataaaaactTTTTACACTAATAATAGATCTAACACTAACAATATCTTAAGCAGTAAGCAGAGTTGCAAAATCATCACAAGACACAACGCAAGTTCATCATGTAAGAAGATACGGATCACTTACTCGCGCTGCTTTGAAGAAGATACGAAGCTTTGCTGCGGACCTGCATAGCGGGAGAATAacttaaatgaaattatatttttagatatgAAAGAAAGGAAGATGTATTTGCTGCTTACGTTCGAAGCATATGACCTCAAATCGGTGATAGAGATCCCAGAAGAGCAATTACGGAGACAAGTGAACCATAATTCGTGTATTGCTGCTTTGTCTTTTGACAGGGTGTCAAAGCTTATCCAGTTCTCCGCCAGACTCAAGCATATATACATTTGGAAGAGATCGCAGTTCTTGTCCTTTACATTCATAGCAGTCAGCGATCTTAGGATAATCGCTGCGTTACTTACCTGCGGATATAAACGTGATTTTTGAGGTTGCTGACTTAAAGAATAAGCAGTTAAGCACACAACCATAATCTATTAAATGCTGTCATGAATAATCAATGTTTTCCCATAGCTAGTTATGTACTTTTGTTGTTGTACAAGAGCAGATGTCTAGCATGTATCGTAACAGAAGCAACAAGATGAATCTCGATGTTCAATTCCAGAGAATAAACTAGAATTACCACAAAGGATCGGGTACCTAccttcttttttaaaattgctgCTAGAAATCGTAGTGCAACTGCACTTCGAAGCTGCTTACTTCTCTCATTGTCTCCCCTAATACTCTCCACCACTCTTAAACAATTTATATTGCAAGGCAATCTACAGCATGGTCATCAGAGAGTGTgggtaaaaaaatgataactCCAATAAGACTGTAAACAGGACTTTCTGgcattcatatatttagtttaGCGTAAAGGTGTGTGACTCGTATATAACCTTGACGCTACAGATTTTGCTACGTTATCACAGCAGTTGGGCCACTCCTCTTTGAAGGAATTAAGTAATGAGTGCAAGCTCTCATGCAATATAGCAGCTAGTCCTACAAGTTGTCGATCTAGAAAGAGTGAGATAATTATAACCAGCAATTCTTGTACTTCTTGAGTTGAGGCGATTATATCAGCATCCCTGCAAATACATGTTTGTTCGTAGTATATGTGAGATAGAGGTTCATTATTTGTGtaatatttcatcaaaaagaaATGTAATCAGACAGCATGAGAAGTGGCAACATCATGTGTACATACCTTGATTGGCAGCAGAAACCAACAAACTTTATCCAACATTGAATGTTTTGCGGTGGTCCTGCTATTACAGAATCTATGAAAAGATTGGAAAGAGGTGTCAACAGCTGGAATACAATTACTCGTCTATTGATACGGATTCTCAAAGATAATGCACATAAATAATTACCACTGAAAAAACATTTTCAAGTCTGAGTAgcaaaaggaaaagagaagtAAGGATAAGTGTCCATGCTTGAAATTTCAGGCTTTAAATGCATTGAAATGCTTACCAGCAGAAACCATCTCAATGTCTGCTGAAgacttagaaaataaatcaaaagaaaagcCATATGTCTGGAGAGCTCTCTTCAGATCTGAATAACTAGGTAACCAGTCAATCTTGATATTACAAGTATCTGGCTGCTTAAGATCATAAAAGGTAAACAAACCTGAAGATTAGAACCTGAAAGAGATCATATCATTAGATACGATTAATGCATGTGTCGAAACCAAGCAAGAACCTTATCTCTAACTGAGAATATAGCAGACCAGAAGTCACAGGAAGCTTGCATCAACCTCATATTTGATGAATATAACACTggaaaatcataataaaagaGCATAAGAGAAATTTATAAAGACATTTtggtatattattatatttggcATGACACTCACTTAAGTTAAATGCCCATGTTGCAATAGATTTGTCAACACAGCCAGAGGCACGCACAAGGTGCAGTAACCAGCCATCCGCCAACAATCCTTCTAGGAAATCTTCACCTACAATAGATTTGAGGGATAGATAACTGAGTTTAAAGGTTCAATGCAAAAGAAAACTTCATTGCAAGTTAataattttaggattttacTGAAACTAATGCAAAATCAGAAATCCAGGTCTTCCTTGCTCATGAAAAGATAAGAAAGTAAAACCTTTCTCAAAGTTTAAATCCAGCAATGGACTGATCTTCTTATCCAATAATAACTGCATGAGACCAGTGCTCTTCAGTTCTGGATGCTCCAGCTGAGGCAACTTCTCCTTCAAGttagacaaaaataaatagtccTATTAAAAAACTTGTTCAAATCACTCAAGA harbors:
- the LOC125217722 gene encoding uncharacterized protein LOC125217722 isoform X2, which gives rise to MAEAGGPLDFEFEEPIQFSPAPPKKRKKLIGLDDLLHDIQKEQKRLDEKKLKQKKIRKAFDAEDDEEDAEAALLSECVDKCEKEIRQINGDEQIPYWGIQVFGDQEKLPQLEHPELKSTGLMQLLLDKKISPLLDLNFEKGEDFLEGLLADGWLLHLVRASGCVDKSIATWAFNLMLYSSNMRLMQASCDFWSAIFSVRDKPDTCNIKIDWLPSYSDLKRALQTYGFSFDLFSKSSADIEMVSADSVIAGPPQNIQCWIKFVGFCCQSRDADIIASTQEVQELLVIIISLFLDRQLVGLAAILHESLHSLLNSFKEEWPNCCDNVAKSVASRLPCNINCLRVVESIRGDNERSKQLRSAVALRFLAAILKKKVSNAAIILRSLTAMNVKDKNCDLFQMYICLSLAENWISFDTLSKDKAAIHELWFTCLRNCSSGISITDLRSYASNVRSKASYLLQSSASK
- the LOC125217722 gene encoding uncharacterized protein LOC125217722 isoform X1: MAEAGGPLDFEFEEPIQFSPAPPKKRKKLIGLDDLLHDIQKEQKRLDEKKLKQKKIRKAFDAEDDEEDAEAALLSECVDKCEKEIRQINGDEQIPYWGIQVFGDQEKLPQLEHPELKSTGLMQLLLDKKISPLLDLNFEKGEDFLEGLLADGWLLHLVRASGCVDKSIATWAFNLMLYSSNMRLMQASCDFWSAIFSVRDKQPDTCNIKIDWLPSYSDLKRALQTYGFSFDLFSKSSADIEMVSADSVIAGPPQNIQCWIKFVGFCCQSRDADIIASTQEVQELLVIIISLFLDRQLVGLAAILHESLHSLLNSFKEEWPNCCDNVAKSVASRLPCNINCLRVVESIRGDNERSKQLRSAVALRFLAAILKKKVSNAAIILRSLTAMNVKDKNCDLFQMYICLSLAENWISFDTLSKDKAAIHELWFTCLRNCSSGISITDLRSYASNVRSKASYLLQSSASK